The Cryobacterium roopkundense sequence TCGACGTTTGACCGACGAAGCGGTACGGCAACGCCCGTTACAGTTGTGAACTTTTCCATGGTTATTTGTCTCCATCCTGCTGCTGTGCAAGGTCCCAGGGGCTCGAGAGGGTGCCGCGAATGGCCGTCGCGGCGGCGACGAGCGGAGACACCAGGTGGGTGCGTCCACCTTTGCCCTGCCGGCCCTCGAAGTTGCGATTGCTGGTCGAGGCGCAGCGTTCCCCCGGCGCCAGCTGATCCGGATTCATGCCGAGGCACATCGAGCATCCGGCGAAACGCCACTCCGCACCGAAATCCAGGAAGATCTTGTCGAGGCCCTCGGCCTCGGCTTCGATGCGCACGCGTGCGGATCCGGGAACGACGAGCATCCGCACTCCGTCAGCGATCGTGTGCCCCCGAAGCACCTCTGCAGCGGCACGCAGGTCCTCGACCCGGCTGTTCGTGCACGAGCCGAGGAAAACCGTGTCAACGTGGATATCCTTCATCGCGGTTCCCGCGGCGAGGTCCATGTATTCGAGCGCGCGTTCCGCCGCCGAGCGTTCGTTGGCATCTTTCATGTCGCACGGGTCAGGAACCGCGCCGCTCAGCGACACGCCCTGCCCGGGGTTCGTGCCCCAGGTGACGAACGGTTCGAGTGCGGAGGCATCGATGACGACCTCCGCGTCGAACATGGCCCCGGCGTCCGTCGCAAGCGTGTCCCAGTAGGCGACGGCGTCGTCCCAGTCGGATCCGCTGGGCGCGTGGGCGCGTCCCTTGAGGTACTCGTAGGTCGTTTGGTCTGGCGCGACCATGCCCGCCCGGGCGCCGGCCTCGATCGACATGTTGCAGATCGTCATACGGCCCTCCATAGACAGGGAACGAATGGCTTCGCCGCGATACTCGAGCACGTAGCCCTGTCCCCCGCCGGTGCCGATCTGGGCGATGACGGCGAGAATCACGTCCTTCGCCGTGACGCCGGGGCGCAGGGCGCCGTTCACCGTGATCGCCATGGTCCTGAACGGGTTCAGAGACAGGGTCTGGGTAGCCATCACGTGCTCGACCTCGCTCGTGCCGATGCCGAGTGCCATTGCACCGAAGGCGCCGTGAGTCGAGGTGTGGGAGTCTCCGCACACGACTGTGATGCCGGGCTGGGTCAGGCCCAGCTGCGGACCGACCACGTGCACGATGCCCTGTTCGATGTCGCCGAGGGAATGCAAACGAACGCCGTACTCCTCGCAGTTGCGACGCAGCGTTTCGATCTGAGTGCGGCTGGTGAGGTCGGCGATCGGTCGGTCAATGGCCAGCGTAGGCGTGTTGTGATCCTCGGTGGCGATCGTCAGATCGGGTCGCCGCAACGGACGGTTCGCCAGTCGCAGTCCGTCGAATGCCTGCGGGCTGGTCACTTCGTGAAGCAGGTGCAGGTCTATGTAAATCAGGTCTGGCGTGCCGTCTTCGCCCTTGACCACGAGGTGCTTGTCCCACACCTTTTCGGCCAGGGTACGGGGCGTCGCCATCGTTGTGCGTGAGTCATTCGTCATGTGTGCGTCTTCCTCAGAAATAGGTAGCAGCCAACGCTGAACGCCGCGACGAGGAAGGCCTCAGAGTTGGGTCTCGTCGCGGCACAGAAGAAGAAGTCGAGCTGCCAGCATTCTTTGAGGGTAACACCTCGGCCGGGGTCACGCCTCGTAGTCGGCCTCGACGAAGACCACGCTCACGTTGTCGTGGCCACCCCGTTCGAGGGCTTCGTCCACGAGAATATCGGCCAGGCCGCGGGGGTCGCTGTCGCTCGGCCGGTGGGATCGCAACACCTCGGCAATCTCGCGTTCGTCCAGTTCTTTGGTGAGGCCGTCGGAGCAAATCAGGAACGCATGACGGCCGATGGCCGGGAGGAGCCACACGTCGGCGTCGACGAACTCGTCGGCGCCGATCGCCCGAGTGATCACGTTGCGTTCCGGATGCTTTTCGGCCTCTTCGGCTGTGATCAGGCCGGCGTCGACCATCTCCTGCACCGCGGAGTGGTCCACGCTGAGCTGGGCGAGTTCACCGTCCTGCCAGGTGTAAATGCGGGAGTCACCGACGTTGAACGCCATCCAGTGATAGCCCACGTCATCCCCGGCGTCGACGAGGGCCACGCCCGCGAGGGTCGTGCCGGAGACGGCCGCGCCGTAGTCCCCGACACCGCTCAGGTCTCGAACGGCGTCGTTTGACGAATGGATCGCATCGAGGATGCGCTCGGGTGTCGATGGAACGTCCCGCTCAATGTGCTCGTCGAACACGCGCACGACTGTCTGGCTTGCCACGTCGCCCTGGGCGTGGCCTCCCATGCCGTCGGCCACGAGGAAAACCGGAGACTGCGCCATGACGCTGTCTTCCTGGATCTTGCGCACCAGGCCGACTTCGCTGCGAACGCTGAATCGACAGCGAGCGATTCCACCCTGCAGGTTCATCTCACTCACACCGCTCACCGGAATGTGCACCGTACCGCTCCCAACCTGACCCGCATCCTTCTCGCTCTGTACGCGAAAGTCATGTCGCGCCGTGTGGGGCAACGCAACCTACCGTACCAAGCCGCGAACCGGTTCTAGCTCTCGACCTTGTCGGAGATTTCCTCGGCAAGCGTGTGGCCGCGCTTGTGGGCGTCATAGCGCGCCTTGATCAGGCTCGCTATCGTCGCGACCGCCATCGACCCGATGATCACGCCCAGCGACGTCCACGTGCCGATCTCTGGCGCCCAGGCCACGCCCTCACCACCATTGATGAAGGGCAGTTCGTTGGTGTGCAGGGCGTGGAGCACGAGCTTCACGCCGATGAAGGCGAGGATGACGGCAATGCCGTACTTGAGGTATTCGAGTCGTTCCAGCAGCCCGCCGAGCAGGAAATACAGCTGGCGAAGGCCCATGAGGGCGAACACATTGGCAGTGAAGACGATGAACGGGCTCTGCGTGATACCGAAGATGGCGGGAATCGAGTCGAGGGCGAAAATCAGGTCTGTCGTGCCGATTGCCAGGAAGACGATGAGCATCGGCGTGAAGATCTTCTTGCCGTCGACGAGCGTGCGGATCTTGGATCCGTCGTACTCCGAAGAGATGCTGATTCGTCGGCGAAGCAAGCGGATGAATCCATTTTCGGTGCCCTCGTCCTCGTCTTCCTTCGCGAGAGCCTGTTTGATCGCCGTGTACAGCAGGAATGCGCCGAAGATGTAGAAGATCCAGCTGAAGTTTTCGATGAGCTGCGCGCCGAGCAGAATAAAGATCCCGCGCAGCACCAGTGCGATGATGATTCCCACCATCAGCACTTCCTGCTGGTACTTCCTCGGCACCGAGAACCTCGCCATGATGATAACGAAGACGAAGAGGTTGTCGATGCTCAGGCTGTATTCCGTGAGCCAGCCCGCCAGGAATTGCCCGGCATTTTCGGCGTCGCCGAGCACGAGCATGAGCAGGGCGAAGATCAGGGCAAGTCCCACGTAGAACGCCACCCACAGGCTGGCCTCGCGCATGGACGGCACGTGGGGACGCTTGTAGACGAGCAGCAGGTCCCCGAGGAGGATGAGCGACAATACGACGAGTGATCCGACTTCGAACCAAAGGGGCAGGGCGAGTTCCAACAGGGGGCCTTTCACTGTGACGGGGTGCTGCACTGTCTTTCGTAGCACCGTCAGGGGTGCTGCGCAGCTGTGAACCCGAAAGTCTCTCCCGCGCCACAACTTCCGGAGGAGTAGGGCACCACCACGACCGGGGCTTCGACGATGGAGCCCGTATTGACGATCGCAACATGGATCCCATTCCGGGCTCCTAGGGATACTCCCTTTCGCTGTGAAAATTCTATCAGGACCCCGCTCATTCGGTCAGCCGCGGGAACGCGATTACACTCGTCACAACGTCAGGAATGTCGCTACCGCGCGCGTTCGACGGTTCAACGATGAACGAAAGGCCACAAGCCCGTGCTCGCACTCTTTAAACCATCCGGCGCGCCGGGGCTCGAACTTGCCGAACGGCCCGAACCCAACACAGGCGAGGCCGACGTCAAAATCCGCGTGCTACGCACTGGCATCTGCGGGACGGACCTGCACATTGAAGCCTGGGATGCCTGGGCCGCTGGCACGATCACACCTCCCATCATTCCCGGACACGAGTTCTACGGCGAGGTGGTCGAGATCGGTGCGCGCGTGCGCGACGTGCAGGTGGGTGCCATGGTCTCGGGCGAGGGGCATATCGTGTGCGGTACGTGCCGAAACTGCCGCGCGGGGCGGCGTCAGATGTGTATCCGTACCCTCAGCGTCGGCGTTAACCGCGATGGCGCCTTTGCCGAGTATGTGGTAATTCCCGAGTCGAATGTGTGGGTGCACCACAACGGGATCGACCCGGACCTCGGCGCGATTTTCGACCCGTTCGGCAACGCCGTGCACACGGCATTGAGTTTTCCGCTGGTCGGCGAGGATGTGCTTATCACGGGCGCAGGTCCCATCGGACTCATGGCGGCAGCCGTCGCCCGCCACGTGGGCGCGCGTTTCGTCGTGGTCACCGATGTCTCTGAGCCGCGTCTTGAGCTGGCCCGGCGCATGGGCGCAGACCTCGGCGTGAATGTTTCCCGCACGCGGATCGCCGAAGCACAGGCCATCCTGGGCATGCGCGAGGGCTTCGACGTCGGCTTTGAGATGTCGGGCCACCCGGGCGCCCTGCCCGAAATGGTCACCAATCTGAATCACGGCGGGCGCGTCGCGATGCTTGGGCTGCCGAGCCAATCCATCGATCTGGATTGGGCCCGCGTGGTTACTCACATGATCACGATCAAGGGCATTTATGGCCGCGAGATGTACGAGACCTGGGTGGCGATGAGCACGATGCTCCAGTCAAGCGAGCGCCTACGCGCGGCACTCTCGCTCGTGATTACCGACCGCTTCCCCGCCACACGGTGGGAGGAGGGCTTCGCCGCAGCCCGCGCCGGAAGCGGCGGGAAGGTCGTTCTCGACTGGAGCGGCATATGACGCCCTCCCCCACAGACCCCGCACCATCCCACTACTTGCAAGGAGTCTTATGTACGGCACGATGAAGGCCCAGCTGCAGCAGTCCCTCGATGAGATTCGCGAGGCCGGCCTCTTCAAGAACGAGCGTCAGCTGGGTTCCGCGCAGTCGGCGCACATTATGACGGGCGGCGTGGACGTGTTGAACTTCTGCGCGAACAACTACCTCGGCCTGGCCAATCACCCCGACATCATCTCCTCCGCGCAGAACGCCATGGACGACTGGGGCTTCGGTCTCGCGAGCGTGAGGTTCATCTGCGGCACCCAGGAGCTGCACGTCGAGCTCGAACAGCGGATGTCCGCGTTCCTCGGAACCGAAGACACCATTCTCTTCTCCTCCTGCTTCGATGCCAACGGCGGCATCTTCGAGACTCTGTTCGGGGCCGAAGACGCCATCATCAGCGACGAACTCAACCATGCGTCCATCATCGACGGCATCCGACTCTGCAAGGCGGCCCGCTACCGATACAAGAACCGCGACATGGTTGACCTCGAGGCGCAGCTCGTGGCGGCCCAAGGTGCACGGCAACGCATCATCGTGACCGACGGCGTCTTCTCGATGGACGGCTACCTCGCGCCCCTCGCCGCCATCTGCGACCTCGCCGATCGATACGGCGCTCTGGTGATGGTGGACGATTCCCATGCTGTGGGTTTCATCGGCGAGAACGGGCGGGGCACGCCGGAACTCGCCGGGGTGGAACGGCGCGTGGACGTCACCACGGGAACATTCGGCAAGGCCCTCGGCGGGGCCTCCGGCGGGTACGTCAGTGGGCATACCGAAATCGTGGCCCTCCTGCGCCAGCGTGCGCGGCCCTATCTGTTCTCCAATACCGTGGCTCCGGCCGTCGTCGCCGGCACGCTCGCGGCCCTCGACCTCGTTTCCGCGGGCGCCGACCGGCGGGCGCGTCTCCAGCAGAACGCTGCACTGTTTCGCGAGCGGATGACGGAGGAAGGCTTCGATCTCCTCGACGGGGAACACCCCATCGTTCCCGTGATGTTCGGTGACGCCTCTCTCGCCGCGGGTGTGGCCGAGCGCATGCTGGCGGAAGGCGTCTACGTGACCGCGTTCAGCTTTCCAGTCGTCCCCCGTGGCCAGGCTCGTATTCGGGTGCAGCTGTCGGCCGCCCATTCCAGTGACGATGTGGAGACCTGCGTGCGTGCGTTCGTCGCCGCCGTGAGCTAGGTACAGCTAGGCGCCCAGGAAACAGAAAACCCCCGACTCGTCGGGGGTTTTCTGTTGTGTAACGGGTGGTGCTGAAACAGAGTGACCCCAGCGGGATTCGAACCCGCGTTACCGCCGTGAGAGGGCGATGTCCTAGGCCGCTAAACGATGGGGCCGTTTTTGCAACTTTATGAGTATGCCATACGAAAGACGGCACAACCAAACCGAGACTGCCCCCAGACGAAAATAGCGCGCTCCATGTTGCGTCCCAGCCGGAATGGGTATTAGCTCGGGGCATGAAACTGACCAAGCTCGAGCATGCCGCACTCATCCTCGAGCTGTCGGGACAGAAGCTCTTTGTCGATCCCGGATCGTTCACAACCGCCCTCACGGATACGGCCGGAACCGCGGCCATAGTGATCACCCACGAGCACGCCGACCACTGGACACCGGAGCAACTGCGCCGAGTTCTCGAGCTGAACGCCGATGTGCCCATCTTCGCCCCGGCGGGCGTCGCCGCAGCGGCCGCCGCCGTGTGCGACGCGAAGATCACGATCGTGCGCGACGGGGACTCCATCGACGTCGGGCCGTTCGCGCTGCGCTTCTTCGGTCGGCATCACGCGGTGATCCATGAGTCACT is a genomic window containing:
- a CDS encoding PP2C family protein-serine/threonine phosphatase, with translation MHIPVSGVSEMNLQGGIARCRFSVRSEVGLVRKIQEDSVMAQSPVFLVADGMGGHAQGDVASQTVVRVFDEHIERDVPSTPERILDAIHSSNDAVRDLSGVGDYGAAVSGTTLAGVALVDAGDDVGYHWMAFNVGDSRIYTWQDGELAQLSVDHSAVQEMVDAGLITAEEAEKHPERNVITRAIGADEFVDADVWLLPAIGRHAFLICSDGLTKELDEREIAEVLRSHRPSDSDPRGLADILVDEALERGGHDNVSVVFVEADYEA
- the tdh gene encoding L-threonine 3-dehydrogenase, whose protein sequence is MLALFKPSGAPGLELAERPEPNTGEADVKIRVLRTGICGTDLHIEAWDAWAAGTITPPIIPGHEFYGEVVEIGARVRDVQVGAMVSGEGHIVCGTCRNCRAGRRQMCIRTLSVGVNRDGAFAEYVVIPESNVWVHHNGIDPDLGAIFDPFGNAVHTALSFPLVGEDVLITGAGPIGLMAAAVARHVGARFVVVTDVSEPRLELARRMGADLGVNVSRTRIAEAQAILGMREGFDVGFEMSGHPGALPEMVTNLNHGGRVAMLGLPSQSIDLDWARVVTHMITIKGIYGREMYETWVAMSTMLQSSERLRAALSLVITDRFPATRWEEGFAAARAGSGGKVVLDWSGI
- a CDS encoding glycine C-acetyltransferase yields the protein MYGTMKAQLQQSLDEIREAGLFKNERQLGSAQSAHIMTGGVDVLNFCANNYLGLANHPDIISSAQNAMDDWGFGLASVRFICGTQELHVELEQRMSAFLGTEDTILFSSCFDANGGIFETLFGAEDAIISDELNHASIIDGIRLCKAARYRYKNRDMVDLEAQLVAAQGARQRIIVTDGVFSMDGYLAPLAAICDLADRYGALVMVDDSHAVGFIGENGRGTPELAGVERRVDVTTGTFGKALGGASGGYVSGHTEIVALLRQRARPYLFSNTVAPAVVAGTLAALDLVSAGADRRARLQQNAALFRERMTEEGFDLLDGEHPIVPVMFGDASLAAGVAERMLAEGVYVTAFSFPVVPRGQARIRVQLSAAHSSDDVETCVRAFVAAVS
- the leuC gene encoding 3-isopropylmalate dehydratase large subunit, with translation MATPRTLAEKVWDKHLVVKGEDGTPDLIYIDLHLLHEVTSPQAFDGLRLANRPLRRPDLTIATEDHNTPTLAIDRPIADLTSRTQIETLRRNCEEYGVRLHSLGDIEQGIVHVVGPQLGLTQPGITVVCGDSHTSTHGAFGAMALGIGTSEVEHVMATQTLSLNPFRTMAITVNGALRPGVTAKDVILAVIAQIGTGGGQGYVLEYRGEAIRSLSMEGRMTICNMSIEAGARAGMVAPDQTTYEYLKGRAHAPSGSDWDDAVAYWDTLATDAGAMFDAEVVIDASALEPFVTWGTNPGQGVSLSGAVPDPCDMKDANERSAAERALEYMDLAAGTAMKDIHVDTVFLGSCTNSRVEDLRAAAEVLRGHTIADGVRMLVVPGSARVRIEAEAEGLDKIFLDFGAEWRFAGCSMCLGMNPDQLAPGERCASTSNRNFEGRQGKGGRTHLVSPLVAAATAIRGTLSSPWDLAQQQDGDK
- a CDS encoding MBL fold metallo-hydrolase, which codes for MKLTKLEHAALILELSGQKLFVDPGSFTTALTDTAGTAAIVITHEHADHWTPEQLRRVLELNADVPIFAPAGVAAAAAAVCDAKITIVRDGDSIDVGPFALRFFGRHHAVIHESLAIVDNVGVLINEELYYGGDSFTIPQGVTVSTLAVPAGAPWLKISEVIDFVLAVKPLRSFPTHEMVLSRAGKDLSNARIKAATEQGGGDFFPLEPGDSLDL
- a CDS encoding TerC family protein produces the protein MELALPLWFEVGSLVVLSLILLGDLLLVYKRPHVPSMREASLWVAFYVGLALIFALLMLVLGDAENAGQFLAGWLTEYSLSIDNLFVFVIIMARFSVPRKYQQEVLMVGIIIALVLRGIFILLGAQLIENFSWIFYIFGAFLLYTAIKQALAKEDEDEGTENGFIRLLRRRISISSEYDGSKIRTLVDGKKIFTPMLIVFLAIGTTDLIFALDSIPAIFGITQSPFIVFTANVFALMGLRQLYFLLGGLLERLEYLKYGIAVILAFIGVKLVLHALHTNELPFINGGEGVAWAPEIGTWTSLGVIIGSMAVATIASLIKARYDAHKRGHTLAEEISDKVES